One Nicotiana tomentosiformis chromosome 1, ASM39032v3, whole genome shotgun sequence genomic window, TTTTGTATTCATGATCTCCAGCATATCTGGTAATCCTGTTTGATGATGAAAGGAGTATTTTCTCTCCGGTCCCCTAGTTTGATATTATCACCCTCTTGCGCATGAATGAATGGATCGGCGAATTTCATCTATCCATTTATCTGACTGACCGAATCTACAAAGATATCACCTTACATCCAACTTGCAGAGTCCAAAAGTAAAAAATTGATTGATGAATCTGGGTTTCTCTGCGTCATATTCTTCACTCAACCTGTAAGTTCGAGATCGTGGTAGTGTATGGGCATGCTGTTTTTAGAGGTATATTTAGGAATGAATTAAGGTGGGGCGTTACATTTAATCTTCTGTAATTGCTCAGTAGCTTGGGCCACTGCTTGGATCGCGTGTATGTGTGTTCTTTTGGAGTTGGTAACGTATCTACATCAGGAACTTGAACGGTGAAGTCTATTTTCGCTGTCAGCAAAAAAATTAAGTCGTGTTTGGAATATTTCACAATTATTGGCTAATATTCTACCGCGATGTTGATTAATGATAACCACGCATTGTAGTAGTACTAGTCAGCTAGTTGCTAGCATCTTTTCCTTCAATTCATCGAAAATGCTATTTATTAATTTAGTGCATCATTCGAGTAGATGGAAGGGActatcaaatagaattgaagggAAGAGACTTTTTGGATATTCCAAGTTAAAGTAAAATGAGGGTTTTATCCAATTGAATGAAAAAGAGGTTTGAGAAAAGTTCGGTAAAGCAGAGTAATCTTTTGTGATAAGAAAAAGCATGTTATACTCTATTATAATTAATGAtaattttttaccttttaaataTTTCAGTAGTGATTAGTGAATGTCATTTTACTCGTTAATTTTGAAGCCGACGAAAGTTCTTCCAACACAATATATTATAGGCGAAAGAGGTATAATATTTTCCGGTCCTAATAGGTTAAGAAATTAAGCATAATATACTCTTTGTAAAATTCCAGTatttttcattaaaatattcaaagATATGTATGGACGAAATTAGTTGAAATTGATAAAAAATTATATGAAATTGAAGTTAAAAGATAGCGGTTGAACATGAACTTCACTTTGAGAAAGTTACAGCAGAAGTTTTTTTTCCAAGTTATCGTGGAATTTTTTTCCCGTTCGTTATCGTAGAAGTTCGATTTGGAAAACTTCACTTGAAGTAACATGAATTTTGAAGCCAAGAAAATCTCTCGGCGCATGTTACGTTAGGGTTTACTAACGTGTGCCCAATCTGAGATGACGAGGAAGAAAAAGCAACCGGGTCCGGCGCCGGTCTCGCCCAAAGCTCTAGTGCTGGAATCTAGGCAGATAACACCAGAATCAGGCGTTTCTCAGATCTTAGCTATGATTCAATTAGGCCATTGGCTTCCAGGAATGGGGAGTGCTCCTATTGTGCTACAAACAGGCTCCAAACTGGACATTGCAGAAACTCCGCCGGAGCATGATGCAGGGGCTACGAATGCGGCGAGGAAATTGACTTTCTCTGCCACATCTAGTGGAGTCAAGGCTACAATGGCTGAAGTAGTTAAAGGAAATAAAGAGCAACACACGGGATTGAAGCTAGATTACTTTCCACCTGTAATGAAAGACGGAGTGAAATTAGTCAAACTAAATCCCGAAGAGATAGCTGACCAGAATCAGAAGTGGAGTCTAGCATTAATTGGTTATGTGATTGGCGGTAACCCTACCTTCAAGGAAATGCTCAAATTCGTCTATGGAGTCTGGAATTTCGTCAATACACCTCAGGTATTTCTTCATAATAATGGATATTTTATCTTCAAATTTGAGAATGAGGAAGATAAAGTAGCGATTCTCCAACAAGGGCCATACATGTTCAATTATAGGCCATTCATTCTTAAACAGTGAGATTCAGagtttcaaatgaataaggaATCTACTCAAATTATTCCTATGTGGTTATGTTTCCAAATCTGCCAATTCAGTTCTGGTCCCCTGGCAATTTGGGTAGAATAGCAAGCTGTCTTGGGAATCCTGTATGTACTGATAAACTAACTGCTCAAGAGCAAAGGATTGCATATGCTAGGATATTGATCGAGGTGGATATATCCCAGCCTTTGCCTGACTCACTCTTCCTTGAACTTCCTGATGGAAAATACTACTCACAATCTATTGAGTATGAATGGAAGCCAATGTACTGTCAAGATTGCTTGAAAGTAGGGCATATCACAGGGAAATGCAGGGAGGGACCAACAGAACCTAAACATCCTtaacaaaataacaaaaagaaacaaaagaagttGGAATGGAAAGCTAAGGATGTGCCTAATCAGACAGGGGACAATCGGACTAATGCTCAAGTAACTGAGCAGGATACTAGCAAGGAGCAACCTAAGAATGAACAAGAAGCTAAAGGGGATGGGCAACAACAGAGGAAACAAATTGACAGGGGAAAGAAAGCAATGCCAATTACTGCTGATAAGCACCAGGGGATTGATGAACTAGAACTTATGctcagaaggaatcagttcagtGCTTTGAGAATCCAACCAGAGGTTACCACTAACAAAGTGGTAAGGGGCATTATTCCAACCAAGCAGCCTCCATGATCTTTGGATCATGGAACATTAGAGGGCTGAATAAGCCCTACAAGCagaaggaattcaaatcctttctACTTACGAATAAAGTGGCTCTTTTGGGATGCCTTGAGACAAAAGTTAAGGCTAGAAGAGCAGGGAAGATACAAAGGAAGTTAGGGGTAGAGTGGCAGGTTTACTGTGATTATGTAGGTTGCCCAAATGGAAGAATATGGGTCTTCTGGAAACCACAACTGGTGGAAGTTGATATCTAGTTCTCAAAGCCTCAGATTGTTCACTGCAAGGTAAAAGATAAGGACTTTCAATTTGCATGCTATGCAACTTTTGTATATGGATACAACACCATAGATGGAAGGAAAGACATCTGGAGACAAGTGAGATCAATCAACAGCATGATGGTAGAGGTTGGGCTTTTAACACCATATTATCTGTTAATGACAGAATTAATGGAGCACCAGTTCAACAAATTGAAACACAAGATTTTCAAGACTGTATGGATGAGGTTTGGCTTGGTCAGATCAGAAGAAAGGGATGCCAGTACTCTTGGTGTAACAAGAGGGATTCTGGAGACATGATCTATAGCTTGATAGACTGGGCATTTGGCAATACCTAATGGATTAGCATGTATAGTAGTATAGAAGCTCACTACTTAAATCCTGGATATTCAGACCACTCTCCTATACTACTCACTACTAATATTGTCAGACAAAAACTCCCAAAGCCATTCAGACTCCTTAACGTTCTACTGCAGCAACATTTATTCAAAGAAGTGGTGAAGTCTATATGGGAATCCAATGTACCTGAATATGCTATGTATGGAGTTTGTAAGAAGTTAAAGCAAATAGAACTTGCTGTGAAGCAGATGAACTAAGAGATGAATAAGCTGGATCAAAAAATTGAGGACCTGCAAGCAAAGCTTAAAGATACACAGGAAGATCTGGAAGCAGACCTTTGCAATGCTCAATTGATTATAGAAGAGAAAGAGTTAGTGCTGGAATTGGAGAAATGGGCCACAGTTCAGGAGAGAGTCCTTAGACAGAAGTCCAGAGCTATTTGGATCACACATGGGGATTCAAACTCTAAGTTCTTCTATGCTCAACTCAAAGATAGGCATGCCAGGAACAACATTGCAACTATATGCAATGAGAATATAGTAAAACTAACAGATCCAAGCAGGTGCAGTAGGAATTCATAGCATTTTTTCAAAAGCTGATGGGAAGCAGAGCTCAAGAACTACCCTGTTTAAACACTCACATTGCCAAGGATGGCCCTTGCTTGCAGAGGGATCAACAAATGCTGCTGATTCAACCTGTCACAAAGTTGGATATTCTTCAGGCATTGAGAGAGCTACCAAATGATAAGGCTCCAGGGGTGGATGGATTCAATGCAGAATTTTTTAAAGAATACTGGAATGTAATAGGGGAGGTAAGTGTAGCTGTCTTATAATTTTTTGAATCTGGGAAAATGCTAAGAGAGGCCAATTGCACTACTCTTACCCTAATCCCAAAAGTGACAAATCCTACTTATGTGAAGGAATACAGGCCCATAGCTTGATGTACAACTTTATATAAGCTGATAGCAAGAATTCTCACTGCTAGACTTAAATTGATTGTAAATCAAATAGTTGGAGCCTCACAATCAGCATTTATAGCAGGAAGAAGTATCCTAGATAATATCATTGTGGCACATGAGCTTGTAAAAGGTTATACACAAAAGGGAATCTCTCCTAGATGTATTATCAAAGTTGATATAAGGAAGGCATATGACTCAGTGGAATGGGACTTCCTTAAAGTTGTTGTTTTAGAATTTGGATTTTCTGAGAAATTTATTGGGTGGATCATGGAGTGTGTGACTACTGTGAGATATTCCATTTTAATAAATGGTGGAATCATTCTAAAGTTTATGGCAAAGAAAGGACTGAGACACGGTGACCCCATGTCCCCATATCTATTTGTCTTGGTCATGGAATATCTCAACAGATCTTTAAAACAGCTGCAGCATAACCCGGACTTCAATTATTACCCCAGATGTAGTAGAATGAAGCTGGTGCATATTTGCTTTGCTGATGACTTGCTTATGTGCTGTAGTGCTGATAGAATTTCCATACGACTGATGATTCAAGCTTTCAATCATTTCTCTAGTGTGTCTGGTTTGAAGGCAAATTTGGACAAAAGTTCACTATACATCTCTAGTGTTCCATAAGTATTAAAGGATCATATCCTAAATGAAACGCAATTTGTATTAGGTGAGCTGCCATTCAAATATTTGGATGTACCACTCTCATCCAAGAAGATCACCATTAAATAATGCATGCCAATTGTGGAGAAAATGATATCAAGGATCAGGTGCTGGACTACCAAATTCTTATCTTATAGTGGGAGAGTACAACTGATCAAGATTGTCCTCTTTGAAATGCGAACATATTGGGCTTAGATCTTTGTATTACCACAGAAAGTTATACAACTAATCACCAGCATTTGCAGAACCTTTCTATGGACTGGGAGTTGTGAAGCCTCAAGGAAAGCACTGACCTCATAGGAATCACTATGTATGCCAAGGGCTGCAGGAGGTCTAAAGTTGATAGACTTCAATCTTTGGAATAAAAGCAGCTATCTGCAAGCTATTGTGGGCAGTTGCATCAAGAAAAGAATTCCAGTGGGTGCAGTGGATACATGGTTACTATATAAAGGATAAAAATCTAGCTCCTAGTCACAAAtcccccctcctccccccccccccccccacaagcaTGCTGGCTCGTCAGAAAAATCTTTGATGCAAGAAACTGGTTTGAAGATATGGACTTCATGGTGGAATTGCAAAAGTGCAGCAGTGATGGTGGCTTCAGCATTAAGAAAGCTTATTTATCCTTCCAGCCACAATATCCAAAGGTTCCATGGAAACACCTCACTATGGGAGTACGTCAGTTGCCTAGACATCAATTCATTTTAGGGTTAGCCATTAGACAAAGACTTGCAACTGTTGACAAATTAAAGAAATAGGAGATAAATGTCCCAAAGGATTGTGTGTTATGTTCAATGGGAGTCACAGAAACATTAGCAGATTTGTTCTTTGAATGTAGCTATGCAAGACATATCTGGACCTCCTTACTAAGGTGAATGGGTGGAAGTAGACAACCCAAGGCATGGAATGAGGAAGTGAACTGGATGTCCAAGAAAAGTCGAGGAAGCAGAGCTAGAGCAGAAGTACTGGCATGATTGTTTGCTGCAACTGTTTATCACATATGGAGTGAACGAAATGCTAGAAAATTTCAGAATGAAAGGCAGGAAAGTCATCGTAGACTTAGAGAAATTGTTCTCCAATTATACATTAGAGGGCAGAATTACAAGAAATGGAGGAAGATATTAGACGGATTAAACAGTTATCCTAGCTAAGAGTAGATAGTATGTTTATAAATACAAATAGTGAATGCTCTTAGATAGGTAGGAATAGAGATGGCTAGTTCTTGAGTCCTAATAGAACTAgtggagatatatatatatatatacacaattggttgaataaaatttttattttgaccaaaaaaaaaaattcacttgaAGTACATCTTCAAACTTTTATTTTAGCTTTAAAGTAATTAATTTACTGGAATTCAAATTCTAATCACAAAAGTTTATGGCGAAACTTCAACTTGTAAATACTGTTACAATATTTTTGCGAGTTCAGATTATTCTTTCATTTTCAAACATAGCCTATTTTCCTCCACGTCCAACAAAAACTGGTGCTATTTTGTAATTTTGTAAATAGCGAAAAACTGCACCAAGTGTCAACAACAACACCTGCATTAAAGAGGCCGAAAAACTTTGTAAGGCTCACGCTGGCCAATTGTATGGACCGACGGAGTTAACCGTTAAGTTAGGCCAAATTTTATGCCAACTGTACCGCCCTTTTTCAGCACAACTACTTTTTAGAAATGTAATGTAACTGTTCCTTACTTACTTTAGGACATTGGTTGGACCCCTCTCTATGTCTACTAGGGTTTTTCTGTTTTTTCCTAACTAAAACCCTTCTTCCATATAAAGCATATGCTTTTTTTATACAAAATCCGTACTGCTTTTTTATTATTCTCCTCCGTGTACCTTGTAAACTCcacagaaagaaagaaagaatttaTGTTATCTAGGTGCTAGGTACAAAATCTTGGCGGAGTTCTCAATCTGTTTCCTATATATAGCTTACTAATTTGACAACAACAACAAGTTCTACTATTTTTAGAATTTATTTTAGGCCTTAACCTTTGATAAAATTTTCAGGGTTTTGGTTTTACTCCTAAAGATGGCAGTAGTGGGAGATTTAGCTTTGATGGGGACTAAGATCAGTCCAAATAAGTTAATTGGTAAATTGGAGAAAAGGGTGTTTGTTGTTCCAGTTTCTTCAAGTCAAAAGTTTAGTTTTTCTCATgctagaaatttggaaataattaaaAAATCAAGAATTGCTGTCAAAGCAGTGATGCAAATGGGGTTGGAGAAAATTCAAAGTTCAAGTGAATTGAAGAGTTTAAAAGAAGGGTATTTAGGCTTTGATGTGGTGACAGAAAGGGAACTAAAGGAAAATGGATTTTTGGGGTTAAGGAAAACAAAGCTGGTTTGCACAATTGGACCAGCTTGTTGTTCTTTGGATGAGTTGGAGAAGTTGGCTTTGGCAGGTATGAATGTGGCTAGGTTAAATATGTGTCATAACTCAAGGGAGTGGCATCAAGATGTGATTAGGAAAATTAAGATGTTGAATCAAGAAAAAGGATATAGTGTATCAGTCATGATTGATACAGAGGGGAATCAAATACAGGTAGTTGATCATGGCTCTTCATCTTCTGTCAAAGCAGAGGTAATTAACCAaattcttctcattattgaactATGTGTGAATTGCTAAGAAAACACAGGTAGTGTATCAGCCGTTTTGTGATTTTTATTGTATAATATTGCTGGATTAGTTTCGCTTGTAGTCACTAAATTTTATCCACTATAATAGTAAAGTCGCTTAATTGAACTATGTGTGAATTGCTAagaaaatacaaatgactaaatTTTCAGCACCGAGatccattttttttatttcatttaaaTGTTATTTTAATTGTCTTTTTAATAAAATATTGGTTATCAATTTTTTGACTAAATTGTTATAGTGGGTGAAACAAAACATTAGCTTTGTAACTTTATTGTTATAGTGGATAAAGTTCAGTGATTATACGTGAAATTAACCAATTTAGTTGAAAAGGAAAAGTTTGAAGTCTAACTTGAATTATGGTGGTATGGCCATTGTTGTGCATTAGGAGGATTCAATCTGGTACTTTACTACTGAGAAGTTTGAAGGTTCTCGTCCGTTTACAATTCAAGCAAATTATGAAGGTTTTTCTGAAGGTAGTGATCTCGTTGATAAAAATAAATTGTTTCCTGTTTGGTTGCAAAAAGTTAGACTGAGGTTACATCCTCTTTCTTCTATTTAGGTGTCAATCCTGGTGATGAAATTGTCATAGATGGAGGAATGGCTACCTTTGAAGTTATAGAGAGAGTCGGGAATGACTTGCGCTGCAAGTGCACAGACCCCGGTCTGCTTCTGCCTAGAGCTAAGTTGAGTTTTTGGAGAGATGGCAAGCTTTTAGGAACAGACTATGACCTCCCCACTCTATCAACAAAGGTCAGTAAATTTATTGCTCTGGTTTTTActcattaaaaaaatatatatatgctcGAGTTTAGCTTAAACAGGATTGTGTTTCTTCAACGTGCTCAATCTAAGTATTTGAAATAACATAAATGATCCAAGAGTTGTTCAGTTTTAACCTTTTTGAATGTTCTTGAATGATTGAGGTTTATATCTACCATCTGAAGATTGTAACCAAACTGAATCTCTATCCTTTTATCTGCTTTTTGGTGATTGAACGAATCTCTAACCTTTCTGATGATGATCTACCCAGTGATTGAACATAAAGTTGTTAATTTTCCGAAGAGTTATATCTCCAATATGAATCTCTAATCTTGCTGATGCAAACTTCATGATCCACAGGATTGGTCAGATATTGTGTTTGGAATATCTGAAGATATCGATTTTATTGCCGTTTCATTTGTAAAGGATGCCGATGCAATCAAGCATCTGAAGGACTACCTCGCAACTAAATCCCCCAAGTAAGTCACGTTTTgagcaaaatattatttttagctTCAACAATTATCTTCCACTTGGTCCACAGATAGCAGTTTGCTCGTCATTGATTAGCATTGCTTCATCTATTTTACTTTTTCTAATCCGCTTACTTGTAATACATCCTCATTATAAACTTTGACATAGAATCAAAGTGTATTCTGGATCATGAAATTTTTCTGAGTTGATTACAGGGCAATAAAAGTGTTGGCAAAGATAGAGAGTCTAGAGTCTCTCCAGAGGTTGGAGGAAATTGTTGAGGCGTCTGATGGGATTATGATAGCAAGGGGAGATCTTGGAGTTGAGATTCCACTTGAACAAATTCCATCTGTTCAGGAAGATATTACTTATGTTTGCAGGCAGCTCAACAAGCCTGTCATTGTCGCCTCTCAACTTCTGGAGTCAATGGTTGAATACCCGACACCAACACGAGCAGAGGTACTAATCTTGTTTACCTTTCTAAAAGTTTTCATTTTCTGTCTTTTGAAATTTGAagggggagccttggcgtaactggtaaagttgctgccatgtgaccaggaggtcacgggttcaagccgtggaaacagcctcttgcagaaatgcagggtaaggttgcgtacaatagacccttgtggtaccggcccttccccggaccttagcgggagcttagtgcaccgggctgcacTTTTTTTGTCTTTTGAAATTTGTTCCACTGTCTCAATATCAAAGTTTACCAAGTTTCCTGTGAACTTATAATCTTTTCATATTTTAGCAACCAAATTTAAAAGTTTATGCTGTCAGTACTTTCTAGTTTTCTATTTTCAATGCCGATATGAATTTCCTACAACTGTGAGTATGGAGTTGTAATACTAGAAGCCTTAACTTCAGAGCTTTCCCTTTTGGAAAAAACTTTTTACTAATAGACCATAAGCCAATCTATCTTTCAATAGCAACATTTTTTATGTGATAGGTTGCAGATGTTTCTGAAGCGGTTCGACAGTATGC contains:
- the LOC104118004 gene encoding pyruvate kinase isozyme A, chloroplastic-like, with the translated sequence MAVVGDLALMGTKISPNKLIGKLEKRVFVVPVSSSQKFSFSHARNLEIIKKSRIAVKAVMQMGLEKIQSSSELKSLKEGYLGFDVVTERELKENGFLGLRKTKLVCTIGPACCSLDELEKLALAGMNVARLNMCHNSREWHQDVIRKIKMLNQEKGYSVSVMIDTEGNQIQVVDHGSSSSVKAEEDSIWYFTTEKFEGSRPFTIQANYEGFSEGVNPGDEIVIDGGMATFEVIERVGNDLRCKCTDPGLLLPRAKLSFWRDGKLLGTDYDLPTLSTKDWSDIVFGISEDIDFIAVSFVKDADAIKHLKDYLATKSPKAIKVLAKIESLESLQRLEEIVEASDGIMIARGDLGVEIPLEQIPSVQEDITYVCRQLNKPVIVASQLLESMVEYPTPTRAEVADVSEAVRQYADALMLSGESAIGSYGMKALSVLRTTSTRMEQSCREENMQTLLHQRKLGVSLPDQIAEQICNCAVEMADNLGVDAIFVYTRHGKMASLLSRNRPNPPIFAFTNDSSTRMALNLQWGVTPLLTDLSDDMEANVKKTVQLIKAKGMIKTDDAILVVSDIIPISTAQTIFQSIQVMTIA